The Theileria equi strain WA chromosome 2 map unlocalized gcontig_1105316255037, whole genome shotgun sequence genomic sequence TTCCACAAGTTCCTCTTGCAGTGCATCCTTTGTCCAAAGTTCCAGAGCAAGTTTTACACTCAAAAATGTCATATTTATCGATGGATCTGTACGTTTTAGATTGAGAATAAGAGTtataaagacaaaattAGGCGAGAAATGAACTACATGCAGCTTTGACAGACAGAGTAGAGTGTGGGTAGTAGAACATAATCATTCAAAGTACCAGTGCTTTATCCAAGAGTCTGTCAAATGTTTTGTAGtcaatcttcttccattcatcctccctttTTTTAAAGCAGCAGGACGAAAATAGTTCAGATTGTCTAAGGTATAGTTTTAAAAGCGCAATATCCTCATTTAGATGTAATTCAGCTAGGAAACAAGCTTGGTTCGCCTTTCCTTCCCAGATTATTTCATGTTCGTATGAAACTTGGCCTATTACAAAACCATTCCTGGTGGCATAATACCTTGTAACAAGACCACCTACCGCATCAACGGTAAGAACATACTTGTCAATATCTTCGTTTTCCGATGAAATATCCAGCGATACCCTAGCCACAGTTCCTATTCTTAACTTGTTAATTTTCTCTATATACTTTTTAGTAGATAGATACCATCCTGTTTTCTTTGTGAAAACGCAATTGGTAGGATTTTCCTTgaacttgtaaaatttgTAGCACAGTTTGAATGACGCCTTTGTTCTCAAGAGTACCATATTTTgttttccatttttgaaaaatgataTACAAAATGTACATCGCTCTTTTGGGGCTCCCTCCCATATTTCATAGTTTCCAGATATTATCATTTTAACTTCGGTTTTTGGCCTTATTATGTAAACTCTAGATAGAATTCCAGTAATGTTTACATCAATAGCTGTGCAAATTGATGCGTCTGGATGAGTAAGATCCAGAATTGATAAGGTAGTGGCCCCGACTGGAGTTTGTGGAGGAACTTCTTCAAATTGTCTCTCAGAGTGATAACTGTTAGACCTGCTACCTCTGGATATTACACTAAGCAAATTTAATCTTCTTTTGCTTGGTGCAGGAGGCTGGGATTTCCTCTCCTCTCTGACCGAGTCGTCTGAAGTAACATCAGATTCCCCTACGGTTCCATCCGAAATCTCTGAACTTTGAGATAATGGTCGTTCTTGTACGGATTTCCATCCAGAATTATCTTCAGCTTTCCTTTCGTAGTATCTGATCTCAGACCCAGTACTAGACAAGATGTGGAGGTTTAACCTACTCACACCCTCTTTATAGTTTAGGAAAACTACGGTGCACCTTTCATCTCCAACATGAGTCCATatctcttctttaccatctgTAATCTTTCCAAAGGGATGATTTTTTGGGAAGAATGATGTATGGAATGCTCCATACATCACATCAGTATATTCATTAGTTGTGAGAGGGTTAATATTGGTTATATCGAGTGATACGTCTAGAGGGGTCCGACTAGATTCAGAGGCGTCCCGatcttcttcaacattACCACAACTACAAAGATGAAAGAGGAAAGTTATAACAGAGAGCAAATTTGCCTTCATTTTAGAGAATACGTCCCAACACATTACCT encodes the following:
- a CDS encoding signal peptide containing protein (encoded by transcript BEWA_036900A) — protein: MKANLLSVITFLFHLCSCGNVEEDRDASESSRTPLDVSLDITNINPLTTNEYTDVMYGAFHTSFFPKNHPFGKITDGKEEIWTHVGDERCTVVFLNYKEGVSRLNLHILSSTGSEIRYYERKAEDNSGWKSVQERPLSQSSEISDGTVGESDVTSDDSVREERKSQPPAPSKRRLNLLSVISRGSRSNSYHSERQFEEVPPQTPVGATTLSILDLTHPDASICTAIDVNITGILSRVYIIRPKTEVKMIISGNYEIWEGAPKERCTFCISFFKNGKQNMVLLRTKASFKLCYKFYKFKENPTNCVFTKKTGWYLSTKKYIEKINKLRIGTVARVSLDISSENEDIDKYVLTVDAVGGLVTRYYATRNGFVIGQVSYEHEIIWEGKANQACFLAELHLNEDIALLKLYLRQSELFSSCCFKKREDEWKKIDYKTFDRLLDKALVL